The following DNA comes from Anopheles arabiensis isolate DONGOLA chromosome 3, AaraD3, whole genome shotgun sequence.
CGgtgatgtgtgttgtgtggtgcggAGAAGGATTGCGAAGAAGGGGTTCATCGTCATGAAGGAGCAGCTTTGGTTTTGTACTACTGATTTGAACACTATTTTACACTAGTTTCTTCCGTTTAGTAAGCTAGAGAGCTTAGCAGAGTAACGAATGATGATGCATACACACGTGTACCGGTAATTgtgaaattgtttattttattttattgcgctGTATTTTCTGATTTAgataatataatatatataatatacacacacaattatACATATAATTTAATGCGATATTTCGTTGAGTTTAAAGGTGGACTCGGTTGGAAATTAGCTGGaaggatattaaaaaaatgtggGGGTAAAGAAAAAGCATGGAGCCTCTcccctcatcatcatcattcagcCCAAATCCCGTGAGCCTATGGGTGGCAATGGTCGACAGCGGAGGTTGATGTGTTGTGTTAGGCGGGAAGACATTCGAATTAAGACGAGGGAAAAGAAGGGGTATAACCATACATTATGTCCGTTTTTGCGCTAGGCtgaaaaagagagaacgagcgagagagaagtAAAACACACCTCCTGCTGCAGTAAAATTGCAAgtaaaagcaacagcaacaacaacaacaacaacaacaacaacaaacaaggtATATTTTAAACCATGAGTAAgcataaaaaggaaaatgagtttttttttgaaaatgcaataaaaataaattattgatattcaaataaaatgtacAGGCGTAATGTCGTGTTGCGTTTTGTGAGGGAAAGAAACGATTGAAACGCGCATACTAAATAAAGCCAAACGGTTCGATAAATGTTCCAATGTCAATGTcgatattttgattgtttcatAAAAGCGTACACACTTTTTTGTACTCCTAAAATGATTATCAAAAGTTGAGCACCAGCTGTATTTTTATGGCGCTAAAATAGACTCGATGAAACTAAACAATAAATCGATGAAACAAAATCAGTATGGCACCATCGATTGACAATGACAGTACCTGTCCAATTGGCAAAACTTCAACATTGACAGCAGATGGTttggaaaatagaaaaaaaaaaccgcacacaaaacactGCCACAAGCGGATATGTGTTACTCCAGAAGGAAGTACACATTCTACCGGTAAAAGAGACATAAAATGCTGCGACGATGAAAATATGGTAAGCATCCACTGCTAAAATCCTGTTGGAAAAGTGATCGTACATTAACACACAACTTGCAACCCGTTTGCAGCATGGCGTCGGACTTCTTTTACCCGAACATGGGTGGAGTGGAGGAGCACATCTTCAACCTGTCGCAGTGTTTGCTGGCCCGCGGCCACAACGTAATCGTCATCACGCACTCGTACGGCGACCGGAAGGGCATCCGGTACATGACGAACGGGCTGAAGGTGTACTACGTCCCGATCAAGGTGTTCTACAATCAGGTCGTGCTGCCCACCATGATCTGCAACATTCCACTGCTGCGGTACATACTGCTCCGGGAGCAGATTGACATCGTGCACGGCCACTCGGCGTTCAGTACGCTGGCGCACGAAACCATGAACGTGGCCCAGCTGCTCGGCTTGAGGGTAAGTGAAGCACATATTTCGTTGCTCATCCAGTACTAAGACAGGgccttttctttctgtttgcaGTCAGTGTTTACGGATCACAGTTTGTTCGGGTTTGCCGACCTGTCGGCGGTGGTTACGAACAAGTTTTTGGAAATTTCGCTCGCCAACTGTAACCACTGCGTATGCGTGTCCCACACGGGTAGGTCGACCGTGGGAAGAGTCCCTATTGTCGTGTGATTATTTGATAATATTCCTTTTGCAGGTAAAGAAAACACGGTCCTCCGGGCGAAGGTGCACCAGGACAAGGTGTCGGTGATACCGAACGCGGTCGATACGGCTTACTTTACACCGAATCCCTGCCGACGACCGAACGACGATGAAACAAGTACGGATAGCTCAAGATGAAGCTTCTTTATCGACCTTTAATTGTCCTTTTTGCTCCACCGCAGTCAACATCGTGGTCGTCTCGCGGCTGGTGTACCGGAAAGGCGTCGACCTGCTGGCGGGCATACTGCCAAAGCTGAAACACCTGCCGCACGTGCACTTCATCATCGGTGGCGACGGGCCGAAGCGTGCCCTGCTGGAGGAAATACGCGAACGCAACAACATGCAGGACCGGGTGGTAATGCTCGGCGCGCTGGAGCACGCGAAGGTGCGCGACGTGCTGGTGCAGGGCCACATTTTCCTCAACACCTCGCTCACGGAAGCATACTGCATGGCGATCGTGGAGGCGGCCGCCTGCGGTCTGCAGGTCGTTTCGACCAAGGTGGGCGGCATTCCCGAGGTCCTTCCGGCCAGCCTTATCATCCTCACCGAACCGACCGTCGATTCGGTGTACCGGGGGTTGCGCGAGGCTATAAGGCGCGAGATGGAGAAGAAGCAAATCACCAGCGCCCGGTACGCGAACGGTTCGATCGATGCGCTTGCCCCGACACCGTCCGAAACGTCGTACGCCGGGCTGTGCGCCTTCGAGCGCAACCAGATCGTCGCCAACCTGTACAACTGGAACAACGTGACCGAGCGGACGGAAAAGGTGTACCGAACGGCGCTCCGGGAAGCGCCCGCCACGCTCGAGTCGATGATGAAAAAGTAAGCGCACTGTTATCTAACGCCATATCAACTTTCTTCATCATCTCATTCCTTTTCCCCTCCTATTTGCAGCGTGCTGAAAAGTGGCGTGTGGCCCTTCGTGCTAGTTATTGCCCTGTGCCATCTTATACTGCGCTTTCTCGACTGGTTTGTGCCGCGTAAGCACATCGACCTGTGCCATTCCGAGAATCCGTTCCTCAGCCCGGACTGCAAGCGCCACCAGCGACGGTCGTCGGATGATAATGCGGCCCTCATCACGGCGGTACGgcggaaaagggaaaaatttTCCTGACGGCAAGCGGCCCTTTGCTCGGTGGACGAATGAGCTGCTGCCGCAAAGGGCTGCATCCAATTGCGTTTTACGCGCACAACTCCCTTGTGGCACTGCGGGAACTTCTGAGTATTTGATAAGACTCCGTTTCGTCTTCGTTGTTTGCGTCTGCAATCTTGTTTTAagatgcttttttgtgtgtgtgcttgtataCTGCTAGCCAATTCGATGAGACTATTTTTGGTGTAATATTAGATGGGAAATATACATCAATTATTGATTATAAGTAAGAGTAAACATGTGCTGGATGGATTTAGCGTACTGATAACCGTTATAATTTAAACAACCCGAAAATCGATGAAAAGCATTTTTACGTTTGTCGACTTGGCGAGTCGACAAAAGGCCGTTTATCCAATATGGCGCCCGGCGATGAGCTAACCTGTAGCAGGACGGCGTATTTGGCTTGGTCGCGGATTTGACAGCAGTTGTCAAAATAGCCCATAAAAGATGTCCGAAACGAAGTAAGTGTGAACAAATTCTCGTGGAAAAAATCGACTTTTTCACCAATTTTCCGCACCCTTGGGCAATGAAAAATACGTTAAATACTTTCCACTGGCTTTGAAGCACTCGGTGGTGATGAGTTTTGCTCGTTCTGTGTGCGTAAAGTGGGTGTAAGAAGGCCTGCAAAGTAAGGGCTCTCCCCTACCACCACAGCCACCCTGTTTGTACATGtgttcgtggtggtggtgttggtggtgttagGGGGCTCTCTCCCGGCGGCAGGATGCGTTTGCTTATTTCGGCAATAATTGATAGACGCCAAGAACCTTCGACCTCTCTTGGGCCCCTGTGCGGGAAGGGAAAGTGTAGAAAGAACATCAAAGTGTAGCTTCTAATCCTTTTCACcgtttctttctcttccctcCAAAGTGACGACTCGCTTACCTTCGATTTGGGCAACGACGATCCTGCCATTCTTAATGAGGACGAACTTTTGCTGTCCGACGACGGTAAGTtggaaaatcgattttttgGCTTTTCCCCCTTCAACTGTATCATTAAACGCATTTGCTCTTCCTTCTCCCCCTCGCAGAGAGTGGCATCAAACTCGACCAGCCGGATGAAGATTTCCTGCTGGAAGAGACGGACGACTGGGTACGCGATGAGTTGGTAGCGTCGAGAACTGTGGTGCAACCGAAAAGTGAAACCAGTGCGACAGTGCAAAGTGTGCCCCGTGACAGTGAAACGTCCGCACCACGTCCGCCGGTGCCCGTTGAACCGGCCGTAAGCCGGTGCGATGATGAGAGTGAACCAACAGAGGGAGCCGGCTGCCAGGCAGCTCCCGTGCCGGCACATCAAACGTTCCACGTCGATCCACCCATCGAACCGACCACCACTCGGAGCAGGGACGATACTGGCGACGAGGCGAATGTAGAGGATGTTGCTGCAACCGGTGCCGAAACAACGGCGCTGCCTACTACGACGGAGGATGAGGTCGCAGCGGAAAGCGCATTTGAAGAGCCGCAGCCGGATGTGCCGAATGTTGGTGCTAGCGTGTCGAAGGAATCGTTCGGGTCGGCGTCTTCTGGCGGGGGACAGGGGGTGGAGAGTGGCACGGTTTCCGGCTCGACGACGGTCGAGTACAGTACGTCCGCCCAGTCGCTTGCCGAAACGGTCAGCTCGGTCCCGATGTCATCGAGCGGTACGCACCGAACCGCCACCAGCGCGGAACAGTGCGACACGACCTCGTCCGAGGATGTGCTGTACCTGTACGCGAACAACCAGGAGCCGGACGGTTCGTACGATACGGACGAGACGAGCGAAAAGCGGGGCTGGAAGAACGAATCCAAGAACGAACCACGCCATCcgatgcaccagcagcagcaccagcaccagcagcaacagccccATCCGCTCCTAGGCCACCATGGACCCGGCAACCGGCTCCAGCCCGGGTACGGCAAGCCGGGCATGAAGCACCCCCTACTAccaccccagcagcagcagcagcagcagcagcacccgggCGGCATGATTGCGCCCAACATACTCGGACCGCACCGGCCAAACAATTTCGGCGCCATGCAtccgggcggcggcggtggccgcCCAATGGACTTCCGGCCCGGTGGCAACCGGCAGCGCTACCCGCTCCGGCCCGGCTTCGGACCGGAAATGATGGGCCAGTACCGTGGCATGGGACGGATGAACTTTCCGCCCGGGCCACCGCCGCCCGGCATGCACCATCCGGGCGTACTGATGCCAGGGGGTCCGGGCGGTCCAATGCCACCGATGCGCGGCTTCCCAGGGCGGGGCCATCCGTACGAAATGGGGCGACCGATGCCGCCGCGTCTCATCCGCCCGATGGGAGGTGCCAATGGGCCTCAAATGTATCGGAATGCTGGTCCGCCGAACGGGCCACAGGCAAAAGGACCGGCCATTGGGCAGCAGGGACCTTACGGACCGTCGCAACAGGggcaaggtggtggtggtggtaatgtGGTCCCGCAGCCGCAATCGCTCCTGTCCGGCACGTTCGATCCGATGACGGTTGGTGGAggcggtggaggaggaggaggagcaggagtaGGAGGAAGTGTTAGTGGCGGCATTGTGGGTGGTGCAAGTGGTAGCGTTGGTGCCGGGAGTGGGGCCACGATTCAGCAACCGTCacccgtcgccgccgccgccccagTGCCCGGATTCCCGCAAAAGGTTCTCATCAATCCTAATTTTAAAGGTGGCGTGGAAGCGGTCAAGAGTGAGTATACGAAGACTTTTCTTGGTTTTGTACATTTCGCTATCACTGGGGCAGGCTTCTGTTTCGGCACTGTAGATGAGCCTCCACAAAACGAACTAAGAGGTTTAAGTTAATTGCGGTAGGATCCGGTTTTCCGTTTCAAACCGATCGAAcgtagtagttgtagtaggCGGTGGAATTTTAGTAGCGCATGTGATTTTGTACCTTGCAATTAGTGATTGGATCTCCCCTTGTGGTGTAGTGTGCAATTTAggtgtgttttaaattaagtgTTAATTTAGTTGTAACAAAACATTGGAAAAGAGTGAAAACAAGCGCGTAACGAGTACGCAAGAAAACGAAGCAGAAAGACGAAACTCGATCCGATTGCTGTTACGTTATGTATTTCACACGTATTTTATGTTCGAACCATGCTTAAAACATTACCATTCATCCCTGTGTTAAGCGTTAGTGTTGTAAGCCTTAGCATTAAGTTGTTCTATTTAATTATTGTTGACGACGTTCGCCGCGGGCGGAAGTTGAACtgtccataaaaaaaaaaaaacgcttccgACTATCTAAATAGTTCTTTACGCTGTATACATAGCTATGCTTGGGATTACTTTCTCCGGAAACACTCTTTCCCTCCTATCATCCTGTCCTGTGGTTTCGTACGCGCCAAGTACACgcacttttgtttttgtttttttggccaATTGAGCAAATAAATCGAAACATCGTTACGTAGTTGCACGGTTTGCTTTTTGGATCTAAAACTGGACGCGTTAGCTTACTTTAAAAAACACCCCATCTCTATCAACCGGTTCCGTTTTCGCACCGTTTGCAGATCAGCTCATGCGCGATGCGGCCCTCAGCTCGCAGCAGTTCGTGGCCGGCGtcgccaccaccgcccggcAGGTCAGCGACGACGAACTGCTGCGCCAGCAGGAAGAGTTCATCAACAAAAACCGGATCGAGGTGGAGAAGCGCCGGCACGAGCGGTCCCCGTCGCGCGAACGTGACCGGGAGCGGGACCGCGAGCGCGACCGCGATCGAGCCCGATCGCGCGAACGGGAGCGATCGCGCGAGCGCGACCATCGCGAGCACCGTGAGCGGGACCGCGAACGCGAACCATTCCGTGGCCGGTCGCGCTCGCGGGACCGGGACATGCGGCCACGGTCGAGGGAGCGTGATCGCGAGCGTGACTATTCACCGCGCCGCCATCATCGCGCTGGCAGTAGGGATCGTGATTTGGGACGGCCGGGCCGGCGCAACTTTGGCAGGAGTCGGAATGCGAGCCGCGACCGTGACGACGACGGCCGGTTCCCGAAGCGGCGAAAGAGCAGCGATTATGGGGAGAACAACCGCGGACATTATGAGGTATGTGTTCGAGGTGGTTGAggtgtatttttgtgactCTTTTattgaggtttttgtttttcggtttcTAGCGCCATGACGATGACGAAGATCCCGAAACGAGGGCCTATCGGATGGAGATTGAAAAGCAGAAGGCGACCCGGGAGAAGATGCTCCGCGAGAAGGAGATGCGTCGCAAGCGGGCGGCAGAGGAGAAGCTAAAGTCGCGATCGAATGtaagcgtttgtgtgtgcttgaagTATTGTgatgtagattttttttttacattgtttCCTTCATCCCCTCACTCACGCAGGACCCGAAACCTCAGGAAAATACGCCACCACCCAAGCTGACGCCGTTGGTGGTGACGGAGAAGAAAATCATTACGCTAAAAAAGAAGCCGGaacaggcggcggcggcgtccgATTCGACGCACGGCCGTCGCTCGCCGACCGAACGCTCCAACAGCCACGCTAAACCGGCGGCCGGCGATCAGCAGGAGCGCACGCGATCGCGCCACCCCGACAACGAGCCGCAGCCGAGCGACGGCATCAGCAGCGAGCTCAACTCGGAAGCGATCGAGCTGGATCTGCTGGAAGAGTTGCTGCTGCGCGAGCCAACGCCCGAACCGATGCCGTCGAAGCCGTCGCGCGTTACGACCAGCAGCGGCCAGGTGTCCACAACCAGCGGTACGGCGCATGTCACCACCTCATCGTCCGGTGGGGAAGGGGCAGCAGTAGGGTCGAAGGGTGGACGGGATCGTCACCCGACCACAACCAGTGGCAGCAGCGgtggaacagcagcagcagcgaccggAGGTAGTAGCAGCCGACGCATCGTGCTCATGAAGCCGACCGGCAGCGACAAGAGGGACGGAGGAGGCGGAGCGACAGCAGctggcaacaacagcaacagtagcagcagcagcagcagcaaccggaaGGCGCGCATCTTCGACCGGCTGGACAGACGGATCGGTGTGAATGAGGCGGACAAGCGAAAAATCCAGAGGTTAGTTAAGGACAATTAATCGGTTTTCCAACGTCCCCGCTCTCCTTCACACAACACCATTTCTCCCCTCCGCTCCCGTGCCCTCTCTCACGGGAAGCAAAAACATTATTCTGCAGTCGATTATTGCGGACGCACCCAATGCCATGCTCCAGCTTCACGTGCATTAGTGTGTCcaaattatacatatatatgtgtgtgtgcgtgcgtgcgcgtgtgtgtgagagagagagagaatttgAACCCACGATTGGGGTGGATTGCTTGGCACGCGCTAGGGACTCGGCTAGATGGCGCCGGTTGTTCGCGTGCAGCTACAGTAGTGTATAGTGTACCTCTTGCGGGAAAGTGTGGAACCAACCTGATTTTGTTGTTAGGGGAATCGTTTTGTTTCCGAGTTTGCTtcaacttttcttttttattaatattcttAGTCATATTTTTAATGCTTACACACCACTGGAGATTATGTCAGTGGATCAAACCCATCTTTTATGGTACATATACACACGTTGTACGATCCagtaacaacaaacaaacaaaaagcactcCCACACTTTACTACAGGGCAGGAGAAATTGGTagactgtttttttaaacaattaatattATGTATTAAACTGTATCACGTAGTATACAAGTGCACGTTTCTTGCGCAAGGCAACAACGCGTTTTATAGCAACAACACAACCCGACATGATCATTACGCGCAAGCATTTctgtcgccgtcgtcgtcttcgtcgtcccGTTTTTCCCCACACTTATCATGTAAACGCTTATTTAACGAGGTCATTTTACTTACCTGGACTGTTTTGCCCGTTTTAGCAGAAACGGTGGCACCGCTGCGATTTTAATTTGTATTCacttttgttctgttttcgtcgtgtgtttgtgcgtgtattTCGAACAACAACTGCGCGGTGTAAAACGCTCTTAGAATAAGTGATGTGTAAagattttttctgttttttgtttttggtttcgaTAGGTTAAATAgttaagcaaacaaacaaaccccgaTTGTCTAGATTGTTGTGTATGTTCGGTACGGTTACATAGGTGTGGCTACACGTGATCTGCCTTTCATTGTATTGATTGTATGCGATATGACACGTGGGGGCTTgatgaccacacacacacacatatatatatatatagaaagGGCTTGGCAAATAAGTGAAgcaattaaaacatattttattattacaaCAAATACATGGCCCTCTCGCAAAGgaacccaaacaaacaaaaaaccctttgACCGTAAACTTTATTGCTAGAAGGCGGCAGTATAGGAGTGGAAGTAgtgaaggc
Coding sequences within:
- the LOC120900997 gene encoding phosphatidylinositol N-acetylglucosaminyltransferase subunit A — its product is MKICMASDFFYPNMGGVEEHIFNLSQCLLARGHNVIVITHSYGDRKGIRYMTNGLKVYYVPIKVFYNQVVLPTMICNIPLLRYILLREQIDIVHGHSAFSTLAHETMNVAQLLGLRSVFTDHSLFGFADLSAVVTNKFLEISLANCNHCVCVSHTGKENTVLRAKVHQDKVSVIPNAVDTAYFTPNPCRRPNDDETINIVVVSRLVYRKGVDLLAGILPKLKHLPHVHFIIGGDGPKRALLEEIRERNNMQDRVVMLGALEHAKVRDVLVQGHIFLNTSLTEAYCMAIVEAAACGLQVVSTKVGGIPEVLPASLIILTEPTVDSVYRGLREAIRREMEKKQITSARYANGSIDALAPTPSETSYAGLCAFERNQIVANLYNWNNVTERTEKVYRTALREAPATLESMMKNVLKSGVWPFVLVIALCHLILRFLDWFVPRKHIDLCHSENPFLSPDCKRHQRRSSDDNAALITAVRRKREKFS
- the LOC120900996 gene encoding death-inducer obliterator 1, with the translated sequence MSETNDDSLTFDLGNDDPAILNEDELLLSDDESGIKLDQPDEDFLLEETDDWVRDELVASRTVVQPKSETSATVQSVPRDSETSAPRPPVPVEPAVSRCDDESEPTEGAGCQAAPVPAHQTFHVDPPIEPTTTRSRDDTGDEANVEDVAATGAETTALPTTTEDEVAAESAFEEPQPDVPNVGASVSKESFGSASSGGGQGVESGTVSGSTTVEYSTSAQSLAETVSSVPMSSSGTHRTATSAEQCDTTSSEDVLYLYANNQEPDGSYDTDETSEKRGWKNESKNEPRHPMHQQQHQHQQQQPHPLLGHHGPGNRLQPGYGKPGMKHPLLPPQQQQQQQQHPGGMIAPNILGPHRPNNFGAMHPGGGGGRPMDFRPGGNRQRYPLRPGFGPEMMGQYRGMGRMNFPPGPPPPGMHHPGVLMPGGPGGPMPPMRGFPGRGHPYEMGRPMPPRLIRPMGGANGPQMYRNAGPPNGPQAKGPAIGQQGPYGPSQQGQGGGGGNVVPQPQSLLSGTFDPMTVGGGGGGGGGAGVGGSVSGGIVGGASGSVGAGSGATIQQPSPVAAAAPVPGFPQKVLINPNFKGGVEAVKNQLMRDAALSSQQFVAGVATTARQVSDDELLRQQEEFINKNRIEVEKRRHERSPSRERDRERDRERDRDRARSRERERSRERDHREHRERDREREPFRGRSRSRDRDMRPRSRERDRERDYSPRRHHRAGSRDRDLGRPGRRNFGRSRNASRDRDDDGRFPKRRKSSDYGENNRGHYERHDDDEDPETRAYRMEIEKQKATREKMLREKEMRRKRAAEEKLKSRSNDPKPQENTPPPKLTPLVVTEKKIITLKKKPEQAAAASDSTHGRRSPTERSNSHAKPAAGDQQERTRSRHPDNEPQPSDGISSELNSEAIELDLLEELLLREPTPEPMPSKPSRVTTSSGQVSTTSGTAHVTTSSSGGEGAAVGSKGGRDRHPTTTSGSSGGTAAAATGGSSSRRIVLMKPTGSDKRDGGGGATAAGNNSNSSSSSSSNRKARIFDRLDRRIGVNEADKRKIQRLVKDN